The Pseudomonas aeruginosa genome includes the window CCTCGCGGCCAATGCCGACTCCATCTGGGGGGTGATCGCCGGCCGCGTCCTGCAGGGCGCCGGGGCGATCTCGGCGGCGGTGATGGCGCTGCTCTCCGACCTCACCCGCGAGCAGCACCGGACCAAGGCGATGGCGATGATCGGCATGAGCATCGGCGTCTCCTTCGCCGTGGCCATGGTGCTCGGCCCGGTGCTGACCCATCTGTTCGGCCTGCATGGGCTGTTCTGGTTCACCGCCGGGATGGCGCTGGTCGGCCTGCTGCTGATCCTGTTCTTCGTCCCGCAGCCGGACCACATGACCCAGCACCGCGAATCCAGCGTGGCGCGCCAGGCCCTGCTGCCGACCCTGAAGCACGGCGACCTGCTGCGCCTGGACGCCGGCATCCTGATCCTCCACGCCATCCTCATGGCCAGCTTCGTCGCCTTGCCGCTGGCACTGGTGCACGAGGGGGGCCTGCCCAAGGAGCAGCACTGGTGGGTCTACCTGACCGCGCTGCTGGTCGGTTTCTTCGGCATGGTGCCGTTCATCATCTACGCCGAGAAGAAGCGTCGCATGAAGCGCGTGCTGACCGGCGCGGTGGCGACCCTGCTGGCCTGCGAACTGTTCTTCCTGGTCTTCGGTCACAGCCTGGCCATGCTGGTGGTCGGCACGGTGGTGTTCTTCACTGCCTTCAACCTGCTCGAAGCCTCGCTGCCGTCGCTGGTCAGCAAGGTCTCGCCGGCCGGCGGCAAGGGCACGGCGATGGGGGTGTATTCCACCAGCCAGTTCCTCGGCGCGGCGCTGGGCGGCATCCTCGGCGGCTGGATGTTCCAGCACGGCGGGCTGAGCATGGTGTTCATCGGATGCGCGGTGCTCGCTGCCCTCTGGCTGGCGATTGCTGTTACCATGCGCGAACCGCCTTATGTGACCAGCATTCGCCTGCCGCTCGCGCCCGCCGCGCTGCAGGACGCGGTGCTGGTCCAGCGATTCAGGGCGTTGCCCGGTGTGGCAGACGCCGTGGTGGTGGCCGAGGAGGCCGCCGCCTATGTCAAAGTGGATACCCAACAAGTGGATCGCACCGCCCTCGAGCGCCTGGCCCAGGCCGCGCCGGGCGGATGCTGAACCTTAGGAGAACGTCATGGCCCGTGGGGTTAACAAAGTCATTCTGGTTGGTAACGTCGGTGGTGACCCGGAAACCCGCTACATGCCCAACGGCAATGCGGTGACCAACATCACCCTCGCCACCAGCGAGAGCTGGAAGGACAAGCAGACCGGCCAGCAACAGGAGCGCACCGAATGGCACCGCGTGGTGTTCTTCGGCCGCCTGGCGGAGATCGCCGGCGAGTACCTGCGCAAGGGTTCCCAGGTCTACGTCGAAGGCAGCCTGCGCACCCGCAAGTGGCAGGGCCAGGACGGTCAGGATCGCTACACCACCGAGATCGTGGTCGACATCAACGGCAACATGCAGTTGCTCGGCGGCCGCCCCTCCGGCGACGATTCGCAGCGCGCCCCGCGCGAGCCCATGCAGCGCCCGCAGCAGGCCCCGCAGCAGCAGTCGCGTCCGGCCCCGCAGCAGCAACCGGCGCCGCAACCGGCCCAGGACTACGACAGCTTCGACGACGACATTCCGTTCTAAGCGACGCCCTTGCGACGCGGCCCGTCCGCGCCACGGGCAGACCTTCGAAGACCCCCTGCCGCCCTCGGGCCGCAGGGGGTCTTCGTTTTCAGGCGACGCCGCGCTGCAAGGGCACTTCGTCCAGGCCGCCTATGGCGGACAGAGCGTCCCGCATGGCACTGAGCTTAAGGCAGGTTTCGCGATACTCGTGGGCCGGTTCCGAATCGCCTACCAGACCGCAGCCGGCGAACAGGTAGCCCCGGCCCGGCGTGAGCAGGGCCGAGCGCAGCGCCACCAGGAAATCGCCGTTGCCTTCGCTGTCGAGCCAGCCCAGCGGCGCGGCGTACCAGCCGCGGTCCATCCCTTCGTGCTGGCGGATGTAGTCCAGCGCCGCGCTGCGTGGGTAGCCGCCCACCGCGGGGGTCGGATGCAGCGCCTGCAGCAGCCGCAGGATGCCGCCTGCGTCAGCGAGGCGGGCGCGGATCGGCGTGTTCAGGTGCTGGACTCGCGCCAGTCGTTTCAGGCCGGGCGCATCGGGGATTTCCAGTACCTCGCTGAAGGGTTCCAGGGCCGTACGGATCGCCTCCACCACCAACTGGTGTTCGTGCCTGTCCTTGGCGCTGTCCAGCAGGGCCTGTCCGAGCCGCGCATCTTCCTGGGCATCGCCGCCGCGGGCGATGGTCCCGGCCAGGGCATGGGTGAGTGCCTCGCCGGCGCGAATGCGGACCAGGCGTTCCGGGGAGGCGCCGAGGAAGCAGGCGTTGCCGCGGCGACAGGCGAACAGCTGGGCGTCGGCATGTTGCAGACGCAGGTGTTCGATGACCTGCCACGGCTCGATGTCGCCGAGAGGCCGGGCCTGGGTGCGG containing:
- the ssb gene encoding single-stranded DNA-binding protein, coding for MARGVNKVILVGNVGGDPETRYMPNGNAVTNITLATSESWKDKQTGQQQERTEWHRVVFFGRLAEIAGEYLRKGSQVYVEGSLRTRKWQGQDGQDRYTTEIVVDINGNMQLLGGRPSGDDSQRAPREPMQRPQQAPQQQSRPAPQQQPAPQPAQDYDSFDDDIPF
- the pchA gene encoding isochorismate synthase PchA; its protein translation is MSRLAPLSQCLHALRGTFERAIGQAQALDRPVLVAASFEIDPLDPLQVFGAWDDRQTPCLYWEQPELAFFAWGCALELQGHGEQRFARIEENWQLLCADAVVEGPLAPRLCGGFRFDPRGPREEHWQAFADASLMLAGITVLREGERYRVLCQHLAKPGEDALALAAYHCSALLRLRQPARRRPSGPTAGAQGDASAQERRQWEAKVSDAVSSVRQGRFGKVVLARTQARPLGDIEPWQVIEHLRLQHADAQLFACRRGNACFLGASPERLVRIRAGEALTHALAGTIARGGDAQEDARLGQALLDSAKDRHEHQLVVEAIRTALEPFSEVLEIPDAPGLKRLARVQHLNTPIRARLADAGGILRLLQALHPTPAVGGYPRSAALDYIRQHEGMDRGWYAAPLGWLDSEGNGDFLVALRSALLTPGRGYLFAGCGLVGDSEPAHEYRETCLKLSAMRDALSAIGGLDEVPLQRGVA
- a CDS encoding MFS transporter is translated as MHDSHTERMSGTETRAAVGLSLVFAFRMLGMFMVLPVLATYGQDLAGATPALIGLAIGAYGLTQAILQIPFGTISDRIGRRPVIVVGLLIFAAGAALAANADSIWGVIAGRVLQGAGAISAAVMALLSDLTREQHRTKAMAMIGMSIGVSFAVAMVLGPVLTHLFGLHGLFWFTAGMALVGLLLILFFVPQPDHMTQHRESSVARQALLPTLKHGDLLRLDAGILILHAILMASFVALPLALVHEGGLPKEQHWWVYLTALLVGFFGMVPFIIYAEKKRRMKRVLTGAVATLLACELFFLVFGHSLAMLVVGTVVFFTAFNLLEASLPSLVSKVSPAGGKGTAMGVYSTSQFLGAALGGILGGWMFQHGGLSMVFIGCAVLAALWLAIAVTMREPPYVTSIRLPLAPAALQDAVLVQRFRALPGVADAVVVAEEAAAYVKVDTQQVDRTALERLAQAAPGGC